A region of Vigna radiata var. radiata cultivar VC1973A chromosome 6, Vradiata_ver6, whole genome shotgun sequence DNA encodes the following proteins:
- the LOC106764653 gene encoding mitogen-activated protein kinase kinase kinase 1 isoform X2, giving the protein MNHLPRLFGNRKKPPNMEPKKSKTRGKKQQPKLERRNAAKHFEYDAGSSSSLRGDSASVSTSSSSSSSLYTRSMDFYGHRSFRIDGVEGEFDRICQSLGLSGPEDFSIPTAAWEAMKLRSSSDIPLLRNHDGKAFDEEAKEKEEIEAVESEDEARVLDECVVPAESSGCCTAGGGGIKGFRPPMLKPPPGIRVSVVDETCSTWDLLRDFAPKGEGGKETYVELSASDEDEDGEEKEEEDEEEGEVGGVRVEREEEENAERIADIVDEFSGFSTSNEDDSSSTTTGPNSSNISPNGRIKRVITAGNWQKGELLGRGSFGYVYEGISEDGFFFAVKQVSLLDQGNQGRQSVYQLEQEIALLSQFEHENIVQYFGTEMDASNLYIFIELVTKGSLRNLYQRYTLRDSQVSAYTRQILHGLKYLHDRNIVHRDIKCANILVDANGSVKLSDFGLAKAIKLNDVKSCKGTAFWMAPEPWT; this is encoded by the exons ATGAATCACCTACCTCGACTATTCGGCAATAGAAAAAAGCCTCCAAACATGGAACCCAAGAAGAGCAAGACGCGAGGCAAGAAGCAGCAGCCCAAGCTCGAGCGCCGCAACGCCGCCAAGCACTTCGAATACGACGCCGGATCGTCGTCTTCTTTGCGAGGTGACTCCGCATCCGTCTCCACGTCGTCTTCCTCGTCGTCTTCGTTATATACGCGCTCAATGGACTTTTACGGCCATCGGAGCTTCCGAATCGATGGCGTGGAGGGCGAGTTCGACCGGATTTGCCAAAGCCTCGGCCTCTCCGGCCCGGAGGACTTCTCCATTCCGACCGCCGCCTGGGAGGCCATGAAGCTCCGTTCCTCCTCCGACATCCCGTTGCTCCGGAACCACGACGGGAAGGCGTTCGACGAGGAGGcgaaggagaaggaggaaatTGAAGCGGTTGAGAGCGAGGATGAGGCTAGGGTTTTGGATGAGTGTGTTGTTCCTGCTGAGAGCAGTGGTTGCTGCACCGCTGGCGGCGGAGGAATTAAGGGTTTTCGGCCTCCGATGCTGAAGCCGCCGCCAGGGATTAGGGTTTCGGTGGTGGACGAAACGTGTTCGACATGGGATTTGTTGCGGGATTTTGCGCCGAAAGGGGAGGGAGGGAAGGAGACTTACGTGGAGTTGAGTGCTTCTGATGAAGATGAGGAcggagaagaaaaggaagaggaggatGAGGAAGAAGGGGAAGTTGGTGGAGTTAGGGTGGAGAGAGAAGAGGAGGAAAACGCGGAGAGGATTGCGGATATTGTGGATGAGTTTTCTGGGTTTTCTACTTCGAACGAAGATGACTCTTCTAGCACTACTACGGGTCCTAATTCTAGTAATATATCTCCTAATGGGAGAATCAAGCGTGTGATTACCGCGGGTAACTGGCAGAAGGGTGAGCTTTTGGGGCGTGGCTCGTTTGGCTATGTCTATGAAGGGATTTCTGA AGATGGATTCTTTTTTGCTGTAAAACAAGTTTCACTACTTGATCAGGGGAATCAGGGAAGGCAAAGTGTATATCAACTGGAACAG GAAATTGCACTTTTGAGTCAATTTGAACACGAGAATATAGTTCAATACTTTGGCACTGAAATG GATGCGTCAAATCTGTATATCTTTATTGAGCTTGTAACTAAAGGTTCCCTTAGAAATCTCTACCAGAGATATACTCTTCGAGATTCTCAAGTATCTGCTTATACAAGGCAGATTTTGCATGGTTTAAAGTATCTCCATGATCGGAACATCGTTCACAG GGATATTAAATGTGCAAATATATTGGTGGATGCGAATGGATCTGTCAAGCTTTCAGATTTTGGATTGGCGAAG
- the LOC106763634 gene encoding serine/threonine protein phosphatase 2A 59 kDa regulatory subunit B' eta isoform-like, protein MVSANIFRTLSPQPRENKIVDGVDVEEEEPSMDPVWPHLQIVYELFLRFVASPELDPKLAKRYIDQSFILKLLDLFDSEDPREREYLKMTLHRIYGKFMAHRPFIRKAINNVFFNFIFETEKHNGIVEFLEILGSIINGFALPLKEEHKLFLVRIMIPLHKPKCLAMYHQQLSYCITQFVTTNPNLTQVQSQSPSQSNSNYPNILTLITLIF, encoded by the coding sequence ATGGTGTCTGCAAACATATTCAGGACACTCAGTCCTCAGCCACGCGAGAATAAGATCGTTGATGGTGTTGATGTGGAGGAGGAGGAGCCTTCGATGGATCCTGTTTGGCCTCATTTGCAGATTGTGTATGAGCTTTTTCTGCGGTTTGTGGCCTCACCTGAGCTGGATCCGAAGTTGGCTAAGAGATACATTGATCAGTCCTTCATTTTGAAGCTGCTNGATTTGTTTGACTCCGAGGATCCGAGGGAGCGGGAGTACTTGAAGATGACTCTNCACCGTATCTATGGCAAATTCATGGCGCATCGCCCTTTCATCAGGAAGGCCATCAACaatgtgttttttaattttatttttgagacTGAGAAGCATAATGGGATTGTCGAATTCTTGGAAATTCTTGGGAGCATCATCAATGGTTTTGCGTTGCCATTGAAGGAAGAGCATAAATTGTTTCTTGTTCGCATCATGATTCCTCTACACAAGCCAAAATGTCTGGCAATGTATCATCAGCAGCTGTCGTATTGCATTACTCAGTTTGTGACAACGAACCCTAACCTGACCCAAGTTCAATCCCAATCCCCATCGCAATCCAATTCCAATTACCCCAATATTCTGACCCTAATTACCCTAATCTTCTGA